The Geotrypetes seraphini chromosome 8, aGeoSer1.1, whole genome shotgun sequence genome includes a region encoding these proteins:
- the LOC117364981 gene encoding histone H1.01-like: MAETAPAAAAAPPPAPGAAKKKAKKPAGAAKARKASGPSVSELIVQAVSASKERNGVSLAGLKKALAAAGYDVERNNSRVKLAVKSLVSKGSLLQTKGSGASGSFKLNKKQPEAKKKSPPKSKKAKKSAGAGVKKSPKRAKKPSATATKKAAKSPKKAKAVKAKKAAKSPAKAKAVKAKVKKSPAKAAKPKAAKAAKKK, encoded by the coding sequence ATGGCCGAAAccgctccagcagcagcagctgcgcCGCCTCCTGCTCCAGGCGCGGCCAAGAAGAAGGCGAAGAAGCCGGCAGGAGCGGCGAAAGCGCGCAAGGCATCGGGCCCCAGCGTCTCCGAGCTGATCGTGCAGGCGGTCTCGGCTTCAAAGGAGCGCAACGGCGTGTCCTTGGCTGGCCTGAAGAAGGCTCTGGCGGCAGCCGGCTACGATGTAGAGAGGAACAACAGTCGCGTGAAGCTAGCCGTCAAGAGTCTGGTGAGTAAAGGCAGCCTGCTGCAGACTAAGGGCAGCGGAGCTTCGGGCTCTTTCAAGCTGAACAAGAAGCAGCCGGAGGCGAAGAAGAAGAGCCCTCCGAAAAGCAAGAAAGCGAAAAAGTCGGCAGGGGCCGGAGTGAAAAAGAGTCCGAAGAGGGCCAAGAAGCCGTCGGCAACCGCCACCAAGAAAGCAGCCAAGAGCCCCAAAAAGGCCAAAGCGGTTAAAGCCAAGAAAGCGGCGAAGAGCCCGGCTAAAGCCAAAGCGGTGAAAGCGAAGGTGAAGAAAAGCCCGGCCAAGGCTGCCAAGCCCAAGGCAGCAAAAGCCGCAAAGAAAAAGTGA